AAGAAGCTGCCATCactgtgtgtgggtgctgggtcggGGAGTAAAGACTGCCTTCAGAGCAAGTCAGCAAGCTCTGAGGTCTAGACAGGCATTGCTACtcaggacagaaaggaagatgaGACACTGCACACCAGCCTTGTGCAGATAGAACCAATAACCCAAGGTCACGGCTGGAGGCGAGAGTGCATAGAACCTCATTAGAAGTGACCTGGATGCTTTGAGTCATGGTGACCAGGGAGAAATCAGATGGGCATTAAGAGGAAAAGTGTGGATTAGCATTGGGAGCATGGTTGATAGGTAAAGTTTCACAGGTTCAGGCAAGAGGGAAACACACTGTCCAAATCACAACTGGAGGCATGGGTCTAGAAGAACTCTGCTCCAGTGTGACTATGCCCGGAAATTAATGTGTTTACCCTGGGAGGGAACTTGGACCTCAGAGAACACTTGTCACCGAGGGGCATGTGTTGGTGGTATCGTGACCAGATAGCTGCATTCCAGAAGGAAAGCCAGGAAATGTAGAGGCCTAAATGAGTAGAGAATCCAGCAAAAGAAAGAGCTGGATAGCAGAGTAAGCGGTGCCCTGGAATTCAGCTGTTTTGCCCCCAAGGAGGCTGCCAAGGACACTATAAGGCTGTGatcccaccactaccaccaggaATGCAGATGAATCTAGCCTCAGTCTCCAGTGTGAGCCTTAAaacgtgggtttttttttttttttttttttggtttttcaagacagggtttctatgtgtagatttgcgcctttcctggaactcacttagtagcccaggctggcctcgaactcacagagatctgcctggctctgcctcccgagtgctgggattaaaggcgtgcaccaccaccgaccggctaatgtgggtttttttaatgTGCTGCACCCTTTCATAGCTCCCTGTGCTAAAATGGAGTTCCAGAGCTCATTAGAGATAAATCCTGCTCTTTGAAGTTAATGCTTTTAAGGATTGTTGATCGAATTGTGCAATAATTGAATGTTTCACGAGTCTACTGAGAACATTATGGCAAAGAACATTGGTTTTGAAACAATATACAGAGTAGAAGAAATTGGCATTCATCTATCTAAACTTTAGAGTTTGGGTTGTTGTTAAATAACAGCAGAGTTCTTTGGTATGTCACCTGGAGGAGGTAAGCTTGCTGCAACATCTAAATCTAAAGGGACCTCTGTTAATTTTTTGGATGTGTGCACAGAGCACCAAACCAAGAATTAAGATGAATATTCTGTAAATTAACCACATTGTGAGATTGATTTTCAGGCTTGTCCTGAAGCATTGTATCCCCATCATGAACTCAAAGACAGATATACAGTACTTGGGGAAGCTCAGGATGCTGGAACTCTAGAATGATCCTGCAGTAGGTCAGGCAGCAAGCTGTCATGGCTACAGCTGCAGACTGCCTGGACCCTGGGATCATGTCTTGCAGACATGGGAATGAAGGACCATTGCCCCAGAGCTGAGCACTTCAACCAACACTATTAGAGAAAATAATAGGAACCCTAGAAGAATGGGGATTTTTTTAGAAAGGATGCTGTTTAAGTGGCAAGAACTGTGTTTTAAATAGCTAAAAACAGTGGAAACAGAGGTGGGTAGGAAGTAAAAAGGTGGCTTTTCTTCTGGTGAGGAGATGACAAATTTCTCCCTAGCACCAGAGCTCCATCATAAGCTATCACAGTCACCAGAGTTCATGAGACAGAGAGCCTTGGCCCACGCAGCACCAGCACACAGAGGGGCTTTGATCCATGGAGCAGCTTCGACTGTCACTGGAGGAATTTTTCCAGATGGTTCTGGTCCCCAGGCAGTCAGAGGCTTACTGGAACTGATTCCTAACGGCTGAATTTCACTTGGTCTCCTACCTCAGTCCCATGAATCAGTGAGGGCAGCTCATGTGTTCCCTGCTAGTGATGGCACCCAGAAATCAAACTGGCTGTGCTGTAGCGCTCCCTGCCCCCCTTCTGATCTTTCCTCAAACAGTTCCGAGGGCTTTCTTCCAAGCTCAGGACTGCGTGCTCTGGGGTCTCACTAGGGATCAGAACAAATCGGGAGCTCAAGTAGCATTTCTCTTGGCTACTCCAGGTGTTCAGAGAGCCTGGAACTCGGCTATTTTTACTGCCTAAGTGAGTGTTAGATCTGCCATCGAGAACAGTCATAGGACAAGGGCTTCCGTAGTCCTGAGAGCCACAACATGTCCTCACAGGGACAGGTCTCAGCCACTTCTCAGAGGTGAGAAGGCTGGGATCTTATCAGGAGAGCCCCTCCTTGCTTACAAAGCTCTTCCTGCTCTGGGTCACCTCTCCCTTCTACCATACCACTATCTccagaagacaaaataaaaacgcCTCAGACAGTGCACACGTCCCTCAGTCTGTCTGTAGAGAAGTCATGCATGGCGGTGACGGTGGGGGTTGTGGTAGTCATGACCGAATTCGAATTTGTGTGGAACTTTGGCACGTAAGCCTCTCTATCTTCTGCAATGTCTGCAGCTGAAGCAAgcctccttccccatccccactGTATCACGCAGGGGTGGAAGTTTAGAAAGGCGGCTGGCTTGGCGGAGGTCAGAGTCAGAGGGGTGTGAGATGTACATACTGCTGCTCTGACTCCCCGTCCAGGGGTCTCTGCATAAAGAGGGGGCAGACAGGATGCAGTGTGAGAAAGAGCAGACACGGAATGAGGAAATGATTCATTCTCTCCATTGACAGTCACTCATTCAAGCTCCCCTGACTCATCACTGCTGCCAGAAGATGCCTCATCATGAGCAGTGACAACCAGAGCTACTTCTGGGGCCCCCCAAAGGACTTCATTCTCCTGGGCATTTCGGACAGGCCATGGCTGGAGCTTCCCCTCTTTGTAGTTCTCCTGGTGTCTTATGTTCTGGCCATGCTGGGAAACATCTCCATCATCACCGTGTCCCAGCTGGATCCCCAGCTTCAGAGCCCCATGTATATTTTCCTTAGCCACCTCTCCTTCCTGGACCTCTgctacaccaccaccaccgtccCTCAGATACTGGTCAACATGGGCAGTTCCCAGAAGACCATCAGTTATGGTGGCTGCACCGTGCAGTACGCCATTTTCCACTGGCTGGGCGGCACTGAGTGCATTCTCCTGGCTGCCATGGCTCTGGACCGCTACGTGGCCATCTGTGAGCCGCTCCGGTATGCCATTATCATGCACCGCACGCTCTGCCATCAGCTGGTGGCGATGGCCTGGCTCAGCGGTTTTGGCAACTCCCTTGTTCAGGTCATCCTGACAGTGCAGCTGCCTTTCTGTGGGCAGCATGTGCTGAACAACTTCTTCTGTGAGGTGCCAGCCATGATCAAGCTGTCCTGTGCTGATACCACAGTGAATGATGTCACTCTGGCTGGGCTGGTGTCCTTCTTTGTGCTGGTCCCTCTGGCCCTCATCCTTCTCTCCTATGGCTTCATTGCTCGGGCAGTGCTGAGGATCCAGTCCTCCAGGGGACGACACAAGGCCTTTGGGACCTGTTCTTCCCATTTGCTGGTGGTTTCCCTTTTCTACCTACCTGCCATCTATATGTACCTGCAGCCCCCATCCAGTTACTCTCAAGAACAAGGCAAGTTTATCTCCCTCTTCTACTCCATAGTCACCCCCACCCTCAACCCTTTCATCTATACCTTGAGGAATAAGGACGTGAAGGGGGCTCTCAGAAGACTCCTGGCAAGGATTGGGAGGCTGTGTGGACGGTGAAGGTCTAACCTGGGAAGAGCTGCATAAATCGTTGAAGGCTGAGCAAGGACTCTGGGAGGTGGGGGTATACTTCAGTGGTACAGCTCTTGCttggcatgtgtgaggtcctgagttcaactcccaggacTGTGGAAAATGCTTAGAACTGTAAGTTCTTTGAGAAAtttgaaagcttaaaaaaaatccatctcaAAATACTTCACTTTCTATGTGGTGTTGATGATTAAGCATCTAAGAGGTTGATTCTCAAAGCACAATCCTAAGAAGACATATAGCTTCAAGAATCAATTGTGTAAATGACTTGATGCTCACCAGTATGTGTGAGACTACTGGATTCCTTATCTCctagttttttcctttttccccctcttcctaTATTTCCTCTATCATTTCCTATTTATCTCTttttcagcctttctcttcctttgcagTCACTCCAGGTGTGCACAATATGAACCTGACGCACAGTCTTATCCATAATAAACATCTGTTCTTTTGGACTGAAATCTCGATAGATGTATTTTTTCCCAATATGTCACAGGAACTATGTGACTGCACTCTTCTTTCGTTACCATAGATGATTTAACTTCTTCCTGGGTTCAAACAGCCTTCATAGAAAGTTTTCCCACCACTGACTGAGAGCTACTGTAAATCTTTCTGCTGTGGGGCTAGAAGAGTAGGATACATTGGTGGAAACAGATACACCTAACCTCTCACCTTACAGATGGGCATGTTCCCAGGAGAATATGGCAACAAGCATGGTCAACGTTAAAGACAATAAAGCATCACATAAAAATTTAAGAGCTTAGCTTGGAGATGCTCAGCTCAGTCATAGAGCTGGTGCCTAGCCTGGTCCTGGCTTTTCTCCCCAGAAGCACACACAAGAAATGTTGAAGGTGATTATTATGGCTAACATGTATAGAAGGCGCCTGCGATGTCGGTGATACACTGAGCGTCCTTAAATACCAATCTGTATGATACTGACCCTCATGATATGATCTCCTTTGCAATTCCCTTTTCCTATAAGAATCAATTATTAAAGGTGGTAGTAATTGCTCCAGCTGTTATAGAGTTCTGGTAGCCAGGGAAACTCAGATTCTCACAAACATCCCACTGGCTGCCTATAAGTATCCTACAAGCACCTATAAGTTGCTTGAAATGGAGCTATGGCAAGCACcttatatttatttgcatttggttttctttctttttattaaaccattctTGAAGAttgtatttgattttaaattatgtgtatatatggggagaggggtgtgtatgtgtgcatgcagttgctcacagaggccagaagagggcatcagattcactAGCTCTGGAATTgaagtcctctgcaagggcagcagcaGTCTTAGCCAGAGCCACCCCTCCAACACCTTGCGTTTGCTTTTCACATTGAAGATCCTTTTATActtagctctttgtttctgccCTGATGTCTTGATGAGACACTATTAATGTAATCAAGCCTAGTAAATTAACAAACAATAAATGGATGAAAattgggaaaagaagaaaattatctaACAGTAAAGGCAAAGCTTAAATGCAAGTCAGAGAGCTGAAAATTTTCGATTTAAGAAATGTGAAACATAATGACTGTCCCAGATCCAGAACCAATGGATTTCCATAGAGTTATCATTGCGTAGCAGCTCAGAACCCTTTACATCCCAGAATAACATAGAAGAGTCGTAAGCAATGGTACAAACCCAAGCCACAAGTCAATAAATGAGCATAGTAAGAATCATCCAAAAAGAGAATCAGTACACATATCAATATAATGACTTGACCTAATTCTAGCATACTTTTGAGTGTGGAGAACTGTTGAGGATTGAGTGTTGAGATGTGCTAACTGGCAATCTCAAACTCTCTTTATTTTGTGAAGACTaggcttactgacttgctttgcCACTTGAACTCAGTGAGAGATTCTTTAGATCTTCCTGGACAAAGTTGTGAGACACCTGGCAACTTTTAGTGATTGCTTGGGTACCCCGAGTCACCAAGATGTCCATTATCTGTAAGACTGACCATGCTGGGGAGACTGCAGCGCACATGTGAGCCAGGCCAGCAGCCAGCTCTTCAACTCCTGAATGGGGCTGGGTCCTCCAGCCTGATAACCCCCAACACTGGACAGAAGAACCACCCAGCAGAACCCTGAacaaacttctgtgtcctcaaaggatgaaatataataaaaagcgCCTATTCTCAAGTTCTGGCACCGGGTGTAGAGCAGCAAAGGTACTTGGAGCAATAGAGGTCCCTTAGAATATCCATTTCCATGGATGCGTAATGCCACAGGCTAAGCATAGAGGACTTCGGTGTGTGTTGGTGATTCAGTAGTCTGTCCTGCTTAGGAAGAGGAGCTGCTCTTCAAATGGGTAAACCCCAGGTGAGCTGCTGCCAACCACAGGCAAGTTGCATTTTCTGTGTTATCCTTCTATTTGAGAATGTCCTGGGATCACTTCTCCGTGGGATCTAACCTTCCCCCGTGCAGTGCTGACCTCGGCTCTAGTACAGCTGAAACCCTGCCTCCAATggcatttttttcctcattaaccAAAGTTGAATGAATCATTTTGTGaaaaaggtattttaaatgtttaaagtgatttatttttagtagtttggacaaataacttaaaagaattccagatatatttttaaatttaaaaaagtagtacatacatacaataaatataaaaatagatttttataaatCTCTGGATTTTCAGGTAGCTAAACAAAAAGAcctaactataaaaataaaaacaaatgagtgGCTAAGTGGCTACCACAAACCTGCCATTCAGCACACAGCCAGCTGCTTATAAGGTACGGTCagttaacagaaaaacaaaaacaatgatgtgagcaaatgtgaagaaaatgagggggaagagggagggaagaggagatttaaaaaaaaaaaacagcattggAGGAGAAAAGGATAACTTATAGAAAATGTTCTATAAGTTGGTTCCATGAGGTCACCAAGAGGGAACACCTTGAGGACTGAGGACATGATGGGAACTGCATCCCCCCCGCAGTTTCACATTATCGaagtcttccctggggaaaacatGCTCGGCTCCCCACATGAGCCTTTGCTCCAGACCCTGCACTGGAACAACCCTGGCTGTGGTCCTGATGGTGGAGGAGGAGCGTTTATAACCGTGAAGGATGGGATGCTCTGGGGCACGGAGCAGGCCTTGGCACCTGACAGTCCTGTTTCCAAGCCTACCAAGAAGGCTCAAAGACAATAGTCAGCTCAGGCTTTTCTTCCTGAAGCGCTTCTAAGGCATGTTTTGtttcataattaaaatacatttcacaCAACctgtaaaaacagaaagaaagcttTGGGTTAGACTCGTCAGAAAACTGGGAACTGGGCCTTTAAAATGTCAGCTCATCTGGTGTGGTGGTGTAGACCTATAAtgggagcacttgggaggctacaGCAGGAAGAATACcacagttcaagggtagcctgggctacttagtgaatttgaggccaggatCATCTTGTCCTTGCTCAGGTTCAACAGTTCAAGCAGTTCATAGCCAACCATGCTTAAAGTCTATTGGTCTCCCACACCTACTTGAATGGATGACTTGACTCCATGTATTTATAGTTATTTCACTGTGTAATATTTAATGACCAACACTTTTTACAAGATAACTGCAATGTTCTCTCATACCTTACTATCAGTGTCCAGTGTATGTTTAAATTTCCTCAATTGTCTTGGAAATATTTTACAATATGTTTATCTAATTGAGATCTCCTACAAATCTACACATTGCAATTTCTTGGTATGCCTCTCAATTAgtctgcacattttttttttattcaggatCTGGTTATGTAGTGAGGCTGTTCCTAAAATTAGAAATCCTCttacctccacttcctgagtgctaggattattggtgtgagccaccacagccagctcaaGTACTGAATTCACCTTCTTTCTTAACATTTCCTTGAAAGTTAACTAAGGAAATGGACCACTGGTCCTACATCTTTTCCAACAGTGTCTGGTTGAGCTGTGAACTGTATGTTTGCACACCTTCAAAATGTGAGTGTGTTGGAGTCCTATCCTGAAATGTGGTGATAGGTAAGGTGTTCAGGTGGTGACTGGGGTTGGGTGAATGTGTAAGGACAGAGTCCTTGTGAAGGGATTAGAACCCTTACATCAGGGAACAAgatctctccttgtctcacctggAGTGTGAGCACACGGTGAAACAGCCCTCTGCAAGAGAAAAGGAGCCCTTTTCCAGCAACTAAATAAGCCGAGCCTCGTTTTAGACATTCTGCCTTCTAGAGCTGTGGTTAAATACACTCCTGCTGTTTAAGTCACCTAATCGATAGTGTTTTGTTTTCGCTAACTAACACAAGCTGGCTACATCCAAGAATTCCCAGGCTATTTTGAGCCTGAGCCACCAGCTCAGTCTTGAAGATCGCTCTGGGCTGGATCAGTAATCCCAGCTTTACTCTTCCAGTGACTCCTGGTCCCATTCATACTAAGAGCTACAAGCTCCTGGAGGCGTCCGGGACCCCTTGTCACATGGCTCTGGCTATCTATAAATCACCTTTTCTTCGTCCTTATTCATTCTGCTCTAGGCTTTCCAGATTTCAAAGCACTCAGGATTCAATTGAGTGTGAAAAGCTACCCATCCTTAAAGAAAAGCAAGTCTAAATGAAAAGCAGCCACGTGGATGGCATTTATTTGCAAGacattgttggttttttttcagGATGGAAAGTCTTTTCACACCCAATTGAATCTAGTCTGAATATCTGGATACTGTTGGATATCACTTTTCCCATATcgctgtgtttttaaaaattcaaacttgCCATAATTTTCTAGGAGGACCTTCACGTCTCGGTTCAGAAGATCTGAACAACCTGCTGGTCCCTTCCTCACAgccaccccctcttcctcctcttccagcaAATAGTACATAGCAGCAAAGAACTCTTGGAAGGTCATGTGGCTGAAGCTGTAGACTTTCTCACAGTCCACTTCCTTCTGGAACACGTTCATCCTCAGGAAAGCAGAGACATCTGTCTTCTGCAGGCCGTGTTTCCTCAGATCACACTCCTCAAATAGGATTTTCTGGTTCCAAATTCCATCTGCAGCCAGTGAGCAGAGCCCCTGTAggtgggaagagaagagatgCTCCTCCATGTCCCCTCGGGACTGCAGCAGGCTGGAGAGGAAAAAGACATAGACAGCAGTAGTGGTCTTGGAGGTCTGGGCCAGGCTCTTCccggtctccatctgctgcttcAGCCCTGTGCACACAATCCAGCAGACCAGGGGGATGAAGCACATGGTAAAGAAGATCTCATTCTCTTGGATCAGCCTAAAGGCTTCCCTGGCCTGCAGCTCatctgagaaatacttaaagaaatactCCTTCCTTTTGGCCTCAGAGAAACCGAGGATCTCTACATGGCGAGAGTGGTCCAGCAGATGCTGCAGTTTCTCCAAGGCTACCGGCCTCGTTGTAATGAGCAGAGAGGCCTTGGGCAACAGCTTCTTTCGGATGAGGCTGCTCAGCAGGATGTCTCCCCTCACAGCCTTCTGCCAGTCTGTGCAGACCTCTCCAATGTGCTCATCAAAGGCCCCTTGCAGCTCATCAAAGCCATCCATGAGGAAGAGGATCCTGGAAGGCTTATGCAGGATCTTGCACAGTGGTGGGTTTGGATCAGGCCAGCAGCTGACAATCAGGTCTCCCAGACTCCTTGGTGTCCTGAGGCTCACCTCTCGACAGTGGATAAAGAATACATAATCAAATTTGTCTTTGAAGAGCTTCCCAGATGCCCAGTCCAACATAATCTTCCTGGCTAGTATTGTTTTCCCAATGCCTGCTGCTCCCTGGAACACCACTGTGTGCA
This Peromyscus maniculatus bairdii isolate BWxNUB_F1_BW_parent chromosome 8, HU_Pman_BW_mat_3.1, whole genome shotgun sequence DNA region includes the following protein-coding sequences:
- the LOC143274462 gene encoding olfactory receptor 2B11-like; the protein is MSSDNQSYFWGPPKDFILLGISDRPWLELPLFVVLLVSYVLAMLGNISIITVSQLDPQLQSPMYIFLSHLSFLDLCYTTTTVPQILVNMGSSQKTISYGGCTVQYAIFHWLGGTECILLAAMALDRYVAICEPLRYAIIMHRTLCHQLVAMAWLSGFGNSLVQVILTVQLPFCGQHVLNNFFCEVPAMIKLSCADTTVNDVTLAGLVSFFVLVPLALILLSYGFIARAVLRIQSSRGRHKAFGTCSSHLLVVSLFYLPAIYMYLQPPSSYSQEQGKFISLFYSIVTPTLNPFIYTLRNKDVKGALRRLLARIGRLCGR